Proteins found in one Methylobacterium sp. CB376 genomic segment:
- a CDS encoding cupin domain-containing protein → MTNDEVGARLRYVRTLHGLSQRALARKAGIVNSTISLIESGQTNPSVGALKRILDAVPIGLAEFFSLEPTRTEKAFYAAEELVEIGKGRISYRQVGETLFGRALQILKERYEPGSDTGRVPLVHDGEEGGIVLSGRLEVTVDDERKVLGPGDAYYFASRRPHRFRCVGPLPCELVSACTPPSF, encoded by the coding sequence GTGACGAACGACGAGGTGGGGGCGCGGCTGCGCTACGTGCGAACCCTGCATGGCTTGTCGCAGCGCGCGCTCGCCAGGAAGGCGGGCATCGTGAACTCGACGATCTCGCTGATCGAGTCAGGGCAGACGAACCCCTCGGTGGGGGCGCTCAAGCGTATCCTCGACGCCGTGCCGATCGGGCTTGCGGAGTTCTTTTCGCTCGAGCCCACACGCACCGAGAAGGCGTTCTACGCCGCCGAGGAACTGGTCGAGATCGGGAAGGGGCGCATCTCCTACCGGCAGGTCGGCGAGACCTTGTTCGGCCGCGCGCTCCAGATCCTGAAGGAGCGCTACGAGCCCGGCTCGGATACGGGGCGGGTGCCGCTCGTCCACGACGGCGAGGAGGGCGGGATCGTCCTCTCGGGCCGGCTGGAGGTCACGGTGGACGACGAGCGCAAGGTTCTGGGGCCGGGCGACGCCTATTATTTCGCGAGCCGTCGTCCGCATCGCTTTCGCTGCGTCGGCCCGCTGCCATGCGAGCTTGTTAGCGCCTGTACTCCGCCCAGCTTCTGA
- a CDS encoding ABC transporter permease gives MMRSSWTTRGLGGLGLRLVAIAVFLVGWEGVVWALAIPAYILPPASAVLTALYRGIASTLYLKHIWVTLYETLLGFALGVTLAFALGTVVALNRTVEYFLYPFIVMFQSMPKVALAPLIIVWFGLGLTSKVVNAALVAFFPLMVNTIVGLRSAEEDRLNLMRSLAATRTQIFWMLQLPNALPYIFAGLEIAMIFALIGAIVAEFVGAQAGLGMLIQSMNFSLDVAGQFSVLIILSLMGLVLNSVIVLARKRALFWDENQKKGADRPLNNGVKL, from the coding sequence ATGATGCGCTCCTCCTGGACCACACGGGGCCTCGGCGGCCTCGGCTTGCGCCTCGTCGCAATCGCGGTGTTCTTAGTCGGATGGGAGGGCGTCGTGTGGGCGCTCGCCATCCCAGCCTACATCCTGCCGCCAGCGAGCGCCGTCCTGACGGCCCTCTACCGCGGCATCGCCTCGACCCTCTACCTAAAGCACATCTGGGTCACGCTTTATGAGACGCTGCTCGGTTTCGCCCTCGGTGTAACGCTCGCGTTCGCCCTCGGGACCGTCGTCGCTCTGAACCGCACAGTCGAGTACTTCCTATATCCTTTCATTGTCATGTTCCAGTCTATGCCGAAGGTGGCGCTTGCGCCACTTATCATCGTGTGGTTTGGTCTCGGGCTAACATCGAAAGTTGTAAACGCTGCCCTGGTTGCATTTTTCCCACTCATGGTGAATACGATCGTTGGATTACGCTCCGCTGAAGAGGACCGCCTCAACCTGATGCGCTCGTTGGCGGCAACGCGGACGCAGATCTTCTGGATGCTGCAGTTACCGAACGCCTTGCCCTACATCTTCGCGGGGCTGGAGATCGCGATGATCTTCGCGCTGATCGGTGCGATCGTTGCAGAATTCGTCGGCGCGCAGGCGGGTCTCGGCATGCTGATTCAGAGCATGAATTTTTCTCTTGATGTAGCCGGCCAATTTTCAGTTCTAATTATTTTGTCACTGATGGGCCTTGTCCTTAATAGTGTGATTGTTCTTGCGCGGAAGCGCGCACTGTTCTGGGATGAAAATCAGAAAAAAGGCGCCGATCGGCCGCTCAATAATGGAGTAAAGCTATGA
- a CDS encoding ABC transporter ATP-binding protein yields the protein MLDRLTTQVPVMPAVHHAIVVRHLSRRFGDASDAVVALKDITFTVGEGEFISVVGPSGCGKSTLLKILAGLLPASDGEAYLNGAKIDGPRRDIGVVFQSPVLFPWRTVLGNAVLPGDVQDLDKARIREHALALLNLVGLAGFEHRYSWQLSGGMQQRVALVRALVHDPAMLLMDEPFGALDALTRETMNVELQRIWLERRKTVVFITHSTAEAVFLADRVLVMSPRPGRIQDELAIDLPRPRSLDLMNTETFGAYVKQIRKGLKAAGGGIE from the coding sequence ATGCTGGACCGGTTGACGACCCAGGTGCCAGTAATGCCCGCTGTGCATCACGCTATCGTGGTGCGCCATCTATCTCGTCGCTTCGGTGATGCTTCAGATGCCGTTGTTGCGTTAAAGGACATCACATTTACAGTTGGTGAGGGTGAATTTATATCAGTCGTGGGTCCATCAGGCTGCGGTAAGTCCACCCTTCTGAAGATCCTTGCTGGCCTCCTACCCGCATCAGACGGCGAGGCCTACCTTAATGGAGCAAAGATCGATGGGCCGCGGCGGGACATCGGCGTGGTGTTTCAATCGCCGGTGCTTTTCCCGTGGCGGACGGTACTCGGCAATGCGGTTCTGCCCGGCGACGTTCAGGATCTCGACAAGGCGCGGATCCGCGAGCACGCGCTGGCACTTCTCAATCTTGTCGGCCTCGCCGGCTTCGAGCATCGCTACTCTTGGCAGCTCTCCGGCGGCATGCAGCAGCGCGTCGCGCTCGTACGCGCGCTGGTGCATGACCCGGCGATGCTACTCATGGACGAGCCGTTCGGTGCCCTTGACGCGCTCACCCGTGAGACCATGAATGTCGAACTGCAGCGCATCTGGCTTGAGCGTCGCAAGACGGTCGTCTTCATCACGCATTCCACGGCGGAGGCCGTGTTTCTCGCAGACCGCGTTCTCGTTATGTCGCCGAGGCCCGGCCGCATTCAGGATGAACTCGCCATCGATCTACCGCGGCCGCGCTCGCTCGATTTAATGAACACAGAGACATTCGGCGCCTACGTCAAGCAGATCCGCAAAGGCCTCAAGGCGGCTGGCGGAGGGATCGAATGA
- a CDS encoding ABC transporter substrate-binding protein translates to MLAAVATLICTTAARAQAIVKVGWCARTISSAAAPFAVAQKMGWFDKAGFKVELVPLPGSTDCMRTVATRDLPYSLPSIEPVAIISTQGVKAKNFYTAYQGNIYGIAVPEASAVRSFKDLKGKKIGVTSMASGGVVIARALAANNGMDPDRDITIVVAGEAGQTAALLRTNQVDALSQFDTQYALAENAGAKLRFLEEDNRAISKFPSNGLIALDETLKSHRAQAVALAQGYAKGTVFTIANPEAALRITYEVFPQVRGTGRDETTAMREDIRTLEARVKNWQLAAGGVTKWGENSVQNYQDYINFLSKHDVIRTFVKPSDVITNDLIDDINAFSPQEIENFAKEYKIK, encoded by the coding sequence TTGCTGGCAGCAGTCGCAACATTAATTTGCACAACTGCGGCGCGTGCTCAGGCGATCGTGAAAGTCGGTTGGTGCGCCCGTACCATCTCGTCGGCGGCAGCACCCTTCGCCGTGGCGCAGAAGATGGGCTGGTTCGACAAGGCGGGGTTCAAGGTCGAACTTGTGCCGCTGCCCGGTTCGACGGACTGTATGCGAACTGTGGCGACGCGGGACCTGCCTTACTCGCTGCCTTCGATCGAACCGGTCGCGATCATCAGCACGCAAGGCGTCAAGGCAAAGAACTTCTACACGGCGTATCAGGGCAACATCTACGGGATCGCCGTACCGGAGGCGAGCGCAGTTCGAAGCTTCAAGGATCTCAAGGGCAAGAAGATCGGCGTCACGTCGATGGCGTCAGGAGGTGTGGTCATCGCCCGTGCGCTCGCCGCGAACAACGGCATGGATCCCGATCGCGATATAACCATCGTCGTCGCCGGCGAAGCCGGGCAAACGGCGGCGTTGCTTAGGACGAACCAGGTCGACGCGCTGTCGCAATTCGATACGCAGTACGCCCTTGCCGAGAATGCCGGTGCGAAGCTGCGATTTCTCGAGGAGGACAATCGCGCAATCTCCAAGTTCCCGTCGAACGGTCTTATCGCACTTGATGAAACCCTGAAGAGCCACCGTGCTCAGGCCGTCGCGCTGGCGCAGGGCTACGCGAAGGGTACAGTGTTCACGATCGCCAACCCTGAAGCGGCATTGCGCATCACGTACGAGGTCTTCCCGCAGGTGCGTGGCACCGGCCGTGACGAGACAACAGCGATGCGCGAAGATATAAGAACTCTTGAAGCTCGCGTGAAGAACTGGCAGCTGGCAGCTGGCGGCGTCACCAAATGGGGGGAGAATTCAGTCCAAAATTATCAGGACTACATCAATTTCCTTTCAAAACACGATGTAATAAGGACGTTCGTCAAACCATCGGACGTTATCACCAATGATTTGATCGATGACATAAACGCCTTCAGCCCGCAGGAAATCGAAAATTTTGCGAAAGAATACAAAATAAAATAA
- a CDS encoding 3-hydroxybutyryl-CoA dehydrogenase, whose product MTIEIISVGIIGAGQMGTGIAQACVTAGFAVRLNDRDEDRINVSFQNIGANLVKLVSKNKIEETKSQEAISRLAPAYSLADFKDCDLVIEAATENETTKRDILSALCGSLKQNTIIATNTSSISITRLAAATDRPERFIGIHFMNPVPMMQLVELIRGIATDEATYASAKAFVAKLGKISTMSEDFPAFIVNRILLPMINEAVYILYEGVGSVESIDTAMRLGANHPMGPLQLADFIGLDTCLSIMQVLYEGLADSKYRPCPLLVKYVEAGWLGRKSKRGFYDYRGPEPVPTR is encoded by the coding sequence ATGACAATTGAGATTATTAGCGTTGGCATTATCGGTGCTGGTCAGATGGGAACTGGAATTGCCCAGGCCTGCGTGACCGCAGGATTTGCTGTGCGTCTAAATGATCGCGACGAAGATCGCATCAATGTATCATTTCAAAATATTGGCGCTAATCTAGTTAAATTAGTCTCCAAAAACAAAATTGAAGAAACCAAAAGTCAGGAGGCCATCAGCAGGCTTGCTCCGGCATACAGTTTAGCTGATTTTAAAGATTGTGATCTAGTAATTGAAGCGGCGACAGAAAACGAGACGACTAAGCGCGATATACTAAGCGCCCTTTGTGGATCACTAAAACAGAATACAATAATAGCAACTAACACTTCGTCCATCTCGATTACCCGGCTCGCGGCGGCAACCGACCGGCCCGAGCGATTTATCGGCATCCACTTCATGAACCCAGTGCCGATGATGCAGCTCGTCGAGCTCATCCGCGGTATCGCCACCGACGAGGCAACTTATGCCTCGGCCAAGGCGTTCGTCGCCAAGCTCGGCAAGATCTCCACCATGTCGGAGGATTTCCCGGCCTTCATCGTCAACCGCATCCTGCTGCCGATGATCAACGAGGCGGTCTATATTCTCTACGAGGGCGTCGGTTCGGTGGAGTCGATTGATACGGCGATGCGGCTCGGGGCCAACCATCCGATGGGCCCGCTGCAACTCGCCGACTTCATCGGCCTCGACACCTGCTTGTCGATCATGCAGGTGCTCTACGAGGGGCTGGCCGACTCGAAGTATCGACCCTGCCCGCTGTTGGTGAAGTACGTTGAGGCTGGCTGGCTCGGCCGCAAGTCGAAGCGGGGCTTCTACGACTACCGTGGGCCGGAGCCGGTCCCAACACGCTGA
- a CDS encoding tyrosine-type recombinase/integrase: MSDTTTTSANTRAPWNRGRIVGPKPPLKPKHIWALRTRLQLANRTRDLALFNIALDSKLRGCDLVRLRVTDVHLGDAVRLRSTVSQQKTGRPVPFEITEPTREALIAWLASRNLRAGDWLFPSRSRRGQHLTTRQYSRLVDRWVALIGLDPSAYGTHSLRRTKVTLVYKRTGNIRACQLLLGHTKLESTVRYLGIEVDDALVLSEQTEI; encoded by the coding sequence ATGTCAGACACCACGACCACATCGGCCAACACCCGTGCGCCCTGGAACCGCGGCCGCATAGTCGGCCCGAAGCCGCCCCTCAAGCCCAAGCACATCTGGGCCCTGCGCACGCGCCTGCAGCTCGCCAATCGCACACGCGATCTGGCCCTCTTCAACATCGCTTTGGACAGCAAGCTGCGCGGCTGCGACCTGGTTCGGCTTCGCGTCACCGACGTGCATCTGGGCGACGCCGTGCGGCTGCGGTCGACGGTCTCTCAGCAGAAGACCGGCAGGCCTGTGCCGTTCGAAATCACCGAACCGACGCGCGAGGCCCTCATAGCTTGGCTGGCCAGCCGCAATCTGCGGGCGGGTGACTGGCTGTTTCCGAGCCGCAGCCGGCGCGGCCAGCACCTCACGACGCGCCAGTACAGCCGATTGGTCGACCGCTGGGTGGCGTTGATCGGCCTCGACCCGTCCGCTTACGGCACGCACAGCCTGCGCCGCACGAAGGTGACGCTGGTCTACAAGCGGACGGGCAACATCCGCGCCTGCCAACTGCTGCTCGGGCACACGAAGCTGGAGAGCACGGTGCGGTACCTCGGCATCGAAGTCGATGATGCCCTGGTCCTATCCGAGCAGACCGAGATCTGA